One Streptomyces sp. NBC_00223 genomic window carries:
- a CDS encoding transglycosylase SLT domain-containing protein, with translation MQLPTIPKFSSFNRLSKKRKYTAVGAAAAAALVLTVTGLEATAGTASASAGTASATSKTTSAKAAGDSTGFSALTGDGDHVKNIDAKAGVASQHVLKAATPKKAAPKPVVPAAKKPHTTTAKKHATEAAKAEHAKKATTASRSAKRAEAPKKVTVHKSTVAAPKKTHTVAPKTAAKSYPNNLDGWIRQSLDIMHSKGIPGTYEGIHRNIIRESSGNPKAINLWDINARNGIPSKGLLQVINPTFNRYHVSGTSWDIYNPVSNITAACNYAAARYGTMDNVNSAY, from the coding sequence ATGCAGCTCCCCACGATCCCGAAGTTCTCCTCGTTCAACCGTCTGTCCAAGAAGCGCAAGTACACGGCAGTCGGCGCAGCCGCCGCCGCGGCACTGGTGCTGACGGTCACGGGCCTGGAGGCCACCGCAGGGACCGCGTCGGCGTCCGCCGGGACCGCGTCCGCGACATCGAAGACCACGTCCGCGAAGGCGGCGGGCGACTCCACCGGGTTCTCGGCCCTGACCGGCGACGGCGACCACGTCAAGAACATCGACGCGAAGGCCGGTGTGGCCTCGCAGCACGTTCTGAAGGCCGCCACGCCGAAGAAGGCCGCTCCCAAGCCCGTCGTCCCCGCGGCGAAGAAGCCGCACACCACCACCGCGAAGAAGCACGCGACCGAGGCCGCGAAGGCCGAGCACGCCAAGAAGGCGACGACCGCGAGCCGCTCCGCGAAGCGGGCCGAGGCCCCCAAGAAGGTCACGGTCCACAAGTCGACCGTCGCCGCGCCGAAGAAGACGCACACGGTGGCGCCGAAGACAGCGGCCAAGAGCTACCCGAACAACCTGGACGGCTGGATCCGCCAGTCGCTCGACATCATGCACTCGAAGGGTATTCCCGGTACGTACGAGGGAATTCACCGCAACATCATTCGTGAGTCGAGCGGTAACCCGAAGGCGATCAACCTGTGGGACATCAATGCCCGCAACGGCATTCCTTCGAAGGGTCTGCTCCAGGTGATCAACCCGACGTTCAACCGGTACCACGTGTCCGGTACGTCGTGGGACATCTACAACCCGGTCTCGAACATCACAGCGGCGTGCAATTACGCTGCCGCTCGTTACGGCACGATGGACAACGTGAACTCCGCGTACTGA
- a CDS encoding helix-turn-helix domain-containing protein, with the protein MSNKYGEWLRSQRRSAGLTQEALAQAAIMTRSHIAHIEAGRRIPSKSDALRLDKALNTGDVLSNFRPRQDEDAIADYFEAARELEQQATEIREYGLAYVPGILQTEAYARVVLSNTHPPRSSEDRDGHVVTRMERGKILSDPLTPVVWALLDETILRRPIGGPDVMAEQLMHIVDLVESERIRAHVLPFGLGVHPLMQGMLTLMWFEDQPPAAYSEGAAFGRVHDSPAVVQQLQSVYDLALGDALPLHESLALLRATAKDYGHYD; encoded by the coding sequence ATGAGCAACAAGTACGGAGAGTGGTTGCGCTCGCAGCGCAGGTCGGCGGGTCTCACACAGGAGGCGCTGGCCCAGGCGGCGATCATGACGCGCTCGCACATCGCCCACATCGAGGCGGGTCGCCGTATCCCGTCGAAGTCGGACGCGCTGCGCCTGGACAAGGCCCTCAACACGGGTGACGTGCTGAGCAACTTCCGGCCGAGGCAGGACGAGGATGCGATCGCCGACTACTTCGAGGCGGCGCGCGAGCTGGAGCAGCAGGCCACGGAGATCCGTGAGTACGGTCTGGCCTACGTGCCCGGCATTCTCCAGACCGAGGCGTACGCGCGGGTGGTTCTGAGCAACACCCACCCGCCTCGGAGCAGCGAGGATCGTGACGGTCATGTCGTCACCCGAATGGAGCGGGGGAAGATCCTTTCCGACCCCTTGACGCCCGTAGTGTGGGCCCTACTGGACGAGACGATCCTCCGCCGCCCGATCGGCGGTCCGGACGTCATGGCCGAACAGCTCATGCACATCGTCGACCTGGTCGAGAGCGAGCGGATTCGTGCGCACGTCCTGCCGTTCGGTCTGGGCGTCCACCCGCTCATGCAGGGGATGCTGACGCTGATGTGGTTCGAGGACCAGCCTCCGGCCGCGTACAGCGAAGGCGCGGCCTTCGGCAGGGTGCACGACTCTCCGGCTGTGGTCCAGCAACTCCAGAGCGTCTACGATTTGGCACTGGGCGACGCACTGCCGCTGCACGAGTCACTTGCCCTGCTGCGGGCCACGGCGAAGGATTACGGACACTATGACTGA
- a CDS encoding transposase: MQSRHSPGVSCGATTAYGIMISVESELARRLVPDGLWATVEPLLPPFAPRRQGGGSAPVDERAVFTAVVYVLTDGCAWRGLPPSFGVSPATAHRRFTTWTEAGVWRRLHRAAADGSAAATAAEPTAGSGPAGGCELDWVAAIAAAATARGRRATT, encoded by the coding sequence ATGCAAAGCAGACATTCGCCCGGTGTCTCATGTGGCGCCACCACGGCGTACGGCATCATGATCAGCGTGGAGAGCGAACTGGCGCGGCGACTGGTGCCCGACGGGCTGTGGGCGACGGTGGAGCCGCTGCTCCCGCCGTTCGCCCCGCGCCGCCAGGGCGGCGGCAGCGCGCCCGTGGACGAGCGGGCCGTGTTCACGGCGGTGGTCTACGTGCTGACCGACGGGTGCGCCTGGCGGGGGCTGCCGCCGTCCTTCGGGGTGTCCCCGGCCACGGCGCACCGCCGTTTCACGACGTGGACCGAGGCGGGCGTGTGGCGGCGCCTGCACCGGGCGGCCGCGGACGGGTCCGCGGCCGCGACGGCGGCCGAGCCGACGGCGGGGTCGGGGCCGGCGGGCGGGTGCGAGCTGGACTGGGTGGCGGCGATCGCCGCGGCGGCGACGGCCCGGGGCCGGCGGGCCACCACATGA
- a CDS encoding nucleotide sugar dehydrogenase, whose translation MSLHLLHPDDTLGETADRNPEEDAAQGAVAVVGLGYVGLPTALALLAAGNEVIGLDVSARRLDDIRGGDVDLLPSDRERLAAHAGDPRFTLTGDPAALARARTVLVCVPTPVDRHLVPDLGALSAACASVVEHAVPGQLLMLTSTTYVGTTRDLLVEPLTARGFVVGEDIFVAFSPERIDPGNARHTQDTTPRVVGGTGRETTDRAAAVLARTAPSVHVLPSPEAAEMTKLWENTFRAVNIALANEFAENCRTLGIDPIPVIEAAATKPYGFMPFYPGPGVGGHCIPCDPHYLLWQLRAERTASPVIEAAMTAIAGRPGMVVRRVRELLGERGLATVGARVLVVGIAYKPGVADLRESPALEIIEELAAAGAEVRFTDPLVRTARLGGVLQESVAAPEDQPWDLVLVHTVHPGADLAWLDGRVDVLDATYRLAGVPAKAVL comes from the coding sequence ATGTCACTGCATCTCCTCCACCCCGACGACACGCTCGGCGAGACCGCCGACCGGAATCCCGAGGAGGATGCCGCGCAGGGGGCCGTGGCGGTGGTCGGCCTCGGTTACGTCGGACTCCCCACCGCGCTCGCCCTGCTCGCCGCGGGCAACGAGGTCATCGGCCTCGACGTGAGCGCCCGCCGCCTGGACGACATCCGCGGCGGCGACGTCGACCTTCTGCCCAGCGACCGCGAGCGCCTGGCCGCCCACGCCGGCGACCCCCGGTTCACGCTCACCGGCGACCCGGCGGCGCTGGCCCGCGCCAGGACCGTACTCGTCTGCGTGCCCACCCCGGTCGACCGTCACCTGGTCCCGGACCTCGGCGCCCTCAGCGCCGCCTGCGCCTCGGTCGTGGAGCACGCCGTGCCGGGTCAGCTGCTGATGCTGACCTCCACCACCTACGTCGGCACCACCCGTGACCTGCTGGTCGAGCCGCTGACCGCCCGCGGCTTCGTGGTCGGCGAGGACATCTTCGTGGCCTTCTCGCCCGAGCGGATCGACCCCGGGAACGCCCGGCACACCCAGGACACCACTCCGCGTGTGGTCGGCGGCACCGGCCGTGAGACCACCGACAGGGCCGCCGCGGTGCTGGCCCGTACCGCCCCCTCGGTGCACGTCCTGCCCTCGCCCGAGGCCGCCGAGATGACCAAGCTGTGGGAGAACACCTTCCGCGCGGTCAACATCGCGCTGGCCAACGAGTTCGCCGAGAACTGCCGCACGCTCGGCATCGACCCGATCCCGGTGATCGAGGCCGCGGCCACCAAGCCGTACGGCTTCATGCCCTTCTACCCGGGACCCGGCGTCGGCGGGCACTGCATACCCTGCGACCCGCACTACCTGCTCTGGCAGCTCCGCGCCGAGCGGACCGCCTCGCCGGTGATCGAGGCCGCCATGACCGCCATCGCCGGCCGTCCCGGCATGGTGGTCCGCCGGGTGCGCGAGCTGCTGGGCGAGCGGGGTCTTGCCACGGTCGGCGCGCGCGTCCTGGTCGTCGGCATCGCCTACAAGCCCGGCGTCGCGGACCTGCGCGAGTCGCCCGCGCTGGAGATCATCGAGGAGCTGGCCGCCGCCGGCGCCGAGGTGCGCTTCACCGATCCGCTGGTGCGGACCGCGCGGCTGGGCGGGGTGCTCCAGGAGAGCGTGGCCGCGCCCGAGGACCAGCCGTGGGACCTGGTGCTGGTGCACACCGTCCACCCGGGTGCCGACCTGGCGTGGCTCGACGGACGCGTGGACGTCCTGGACGCGACCTACCGGCTGGCCGGCGTCCCCGCGAAGGCGGTCCTGTGA
- a CDS encoding spermidine synthase: MSARFEELDWQPTPRGEISLRRRRDPASGEDVYEVKLGDEYLMSSLFTEGEVALTRLGLAQAEGDALDVAVGGLGLGYTARAALDDPRVGSLIVVDAIGEVIGWHRRGLVPMGAGLAADPRCRLVEGDFFAMVGEEGDGLDPEAPGRRFDAILLDVDHSPRHVLHASHAGFYREDGLRALAARLRPGGVFALWSNDPPDQGFMAGLLGVFGEGVAHVVGFENPLQGRSAANTVYVARARAGRM, translated from the coding sequence ATGAGCGCGCGCTTCGAGGAGCTGGACTGGCAGCCGACGCCGAGGGGCGAGATCAGCCTGCGGCGCAGGCGGGACCCGGCGTCCGGCGAGGACGTCTACGAGGTGAAGCTCGGCGACGAGTACCTGATGTCCAGCCTCTTCACCGAGGGCGAGGTCGCCCTCACCCGGCTCGGCCTGGCGCAGGCGGAGGGCGATGCGCTGGACGTCGCCGTGGGCGGGCTGGGGCTGGGCTATACGGCGCGGGCGGCGCTGGACGATCCGCGGGTGGGGTCACTGATCGTGGTGGACGCGATCGGTGAGGTGATCGGGTGGCATCGGCGCGGGCTCGTGCCCATGGGGGCGGGGCTGGCGGCCGATCCTCGGTGCCGACTCGTCGAGGGGGACTTCTTCGCGATGGTCGGGGAGGAGGGGGACGGGCTGGACCCCGAGGCGCCGGGGAGGCGCTTCGACGCGATCTTGTTGGACGTCGATCATTCGCCGCGGCACGTTCTGCACGCGAGCCATGCGGGGTTTTATCGGGAGGACGGGCTGAGGGCGCTGGCCGCGCGGCTGAGGCCCGGGGGTGTGTTCGCGCTCTGGTCGAACGATCCGCCGGATCAGGGGTTCATGGCCGGGCTTCTGGGGGTTTTCGGGGAGGGGGTGGCTCATGTGGTGGGGTTTGAGAATCCCTTGCAGGGGCGCTCGGCTGCGAACACGGTCTATGTGGCCCGGGCCCGGGCGGGGCGGATGTGA
- a CDS encoding glycosyltransferase family 2 protein, translated as MSDAWFRETTDPDKDSEGQANGGRSGGQAYGGHSPQDPYPAPPTYDYAEPAPHEYTEPPYAYAPPASYDHAELPAYEHAERPAYDWDSVAAYDSVPVPALAPAAAGHYGGPETGTHIPRQAPPPVTASVPRPARTPRPLPPLRSAEAAVRPPGPVRRSLDRMHPAIRHGVRRVLTLLCLLPLLLVLAREAPRLLQSPLILGYGFTVLVGTIAMLFIAYSRYDDPSTRTLRKRPRNLGSFPSLPDVPRVSFLLAVKDEAECIEDCVRSMADSDYPDLQIIVVDDLSEDGTREILQRLSVELGITVINLEKNLGKKHALVRACELADGDVIAFTDSDCIMAPDALRRCVQSLVDHPELGAVSGHCRALNVTASIFTKAQDVWYEGQFRVAKAAESTFGSVTCVSGPLAVFRRDAIYNYLPAWAGDRFMGAPFRFATDRQLTGYVLGQKWRGKKLKEQYADSPFVTAQNYPERKWRIGYVQSAKVWTNVPEHFRPFMKQQIRWKKSFIRNLFFTGSFMWRRGFGPACLYYGHALWVVAAPLMAFRHIVWAPLHGAAFLTLLYLCGVVLKGCVWGLAFKIDNPHDARWRYRPLMSLLSATLLAWLLPYSFATIRRGVWSRTL; from the coding sequence GTGAGCGACGCCTGGTTCCGCGAGACCACGGACCCGGACAAGGACAGCGAGGGACAGGCGAACGGCGGTCGGAGCGGCGGTCAGGCGTACGGCGGGCACTCCCCGCAGGACCCGTACCCCGCGCCGCCCACGTACGACTACGCCGAGCCCGCGCCCCACGAGTACACCGAGCCGCCGTACGCGTACGCTCCGCCGGCTTCGTACGACCACGCCGAGCTGCCGGCCTACGAGCACGCCGAGCGTCCCGCGTACGACTGGGACTCGGTGGCCGCGTACGACTCCGTACCCGTGCCGGCCCTCGCCCCCGCGGCGGCCGGGCACTACGGCGGGCCCGAGACCGGGACGCACATCCCGCGGCAGGCGCCGCCGCCCGTTACGGCGAGCGTCCCGCGTCCCGCGCGGACCCCGCGGCCGCTGCCGCCGCTGCGCTCCGCCGAGGCGGCCGTCCGCCCGCCCGGCCCGGTCCGCCGCTCGCTCGACCGGATGCACCCCGCGATCCGCCACGGTGTGCGACGGGTGCTCACCCTGCTGTGTCTGCTGCCGCTGCTGCTGGTGCTGGCCCGCGAGGCCCCCCGGCTGCTGCAGAGCCCGCTCATCCTCGGCTACGGCTTCACCGTGCTGGTCGGCACGATCGCGATGCTCTTCATCGCCTACAGCCGCTACGACGACCCCTCGACCCGTACGCTCCGCAAGCGGCCGCGCAACCTCGGCTCGTTCCCGTCCCTGCCGGACGTGCCGCGGGTGAGCTTCCTGCTCGCGGTCAAGGACGAGGCCGAGTGCATCGAGGACTGTGTCCGCTCGATGGCCGACAGCGACTACCCCGATCTCCAGATCATCGTGGTCGACGACCTCTCCGAGGACGGCACCCGGGAGATCCTGCAACGGCTGTCGGTCGAGCTGGGCATCACCGTGATCAACCTGGAGAAGAACCTCGGCAAGAAGCACGCCCTGGTCCGCGCCTGCGAGCTGGCCGACGGCGATGTCATCGCCTTCACCGACTCCGACTGCATCATGGCGCCCGACGCGCTGCGCCGCTGTGTGCAGTCACTGGTCGACCACCCCGAACTCGGCGCGGTCAGCGGCCACTGCCGGGCGCTCAACGTCACGGCGTCGATCTTCACCAAGGCCCAGGACGTCTGGTACGAGGGGCAGTTCCGGGTGGCCAAGGCCGCCGAGTCCACCTTCGGCTCGGTCACCTGCGTCTCCGGACCGCTCGCGGTCTTCCGCCGCGACGCCATCTACAACTACCTCCCGGCCTGGGCCGGCGACCGCTTCATGGGCGCGCCCTTCCGCTTCGCCACCGACCGTCAGCTGACCGGCTATGTGCTCGGGCAGAAGTGGCGCGGCAAGAAGCTCAAGGAGCAGTACGCGGACTCGCCGTTCGTCACCGCGCAGAACTACCCCGAGCGCAAGTGGCGTATCGGCTATGTCCAGTCGGCCAAGGTGTGGACCAACGTCCCCGAGCACTTCCGGCCGTTCATGAAGCAGCAGATCCGCTGGAAGAAGAGCTTCATCCGGAATCTGTTCTTCACCGGCTCGTTCATGTGGCGGCGCGGCTTCGGCCCGGCCTGCCTCTACTACGGGCACGCCCTGTGGGTGGTGGCCGCGCCGCTGATGGCCTTCCGGCACATCGTCTGGGCCCCGCTGCACGGCGCCGCGTTCCTGACCCTGCTCTATCTGTGCGGAGTGGTGCTCAAGGGCTGCGTCTGGGGCCTGGCGTTCAAGATCGACAACCCGCACGACGCCCGCTGGCGCTACCGGCCGCTGATGAGCCTGCTCTCCGCGACGCTGCTGGCCTGGCTGCTGCCGTACTCCTTCGCGACCATCCGGCGCGGCGTCTGGTCCAGGACCCTGTGA
- a CDS encoding DUF397 domain-containing protein, translating to MTEHLIADASALNGWRKSSYSGNEGGSCVEVLDHHTVGVPVRDSKNPHGPALVLPPAAWSSFLTAVKTDTLSAHSQ from the coding sequence ATGACTGAGCACCTCATCGCGGACGCGTCGGCGCTGAACGGCTGGCGCAAGTCCTCGTACAGCGGTAACGAGGGGGGCAGTTGCGTCGAGGTTCTGGACCACCACACCGTCGGCGTCCCGGTCCGCGACTCCAAGAACCCCCACGGCCCGGCCCTCGTCCTCCCGCCCGCCGCGTGGTCCTCCTTCCTCACGGCCGTAAAAACGGACACCCTCTCCGCCCACAGCCAGTAA
- a CDS encoding polysaccharide deacetylase family protein — protein sequence MTSPTSLGPRHSGHSRGPAHWPLRLLLMAMALAVLALPFYAASEYYHYQKYMTPQAGLSAEHIDSAQAAAWTKSAKGLPATGAPVVLTYHDISPHSSSPYVVTPKAFDAQLAALEQAGYRTLTADEFATYLRGGVAPPRSVLITFDDGTNGLWVYGDRILARHHMHATSFLITGRVDHDRPYYLTWNEIKRMAGSGRWDFQDHTQDSHRRAPVDAAGHVGSMLANRLWLPEQNRLETVAEYHARVEKDITGSISDITRHGLPKPLLFAFPFSEATDRSNVTDTDLTAQKLLEKHFLATMTDVSSRPLTASRRAGAAHTVQRLEVVKTTTADELLREVAAWLQVPPNADDPLSTPKLWVKSDRTQVTTLDTFTGGGTHPAKARYAAADYRPKNSLDWTGYEATATIGNLGNGTNQGALTVRTDSLEPVTVSVSQGTMSMQVNNKQVRSETIPIREEHTLKVMVSGSITTATVDGDTKLTWTSKLTGADLTGGVGIRVGTNRGGVEWPAIESLRITQMEREGGTARPQDGANQLAVSDATLLDPAATWLSAPGVEAPLRVSHSGIEPRTGRNLSVYGAFQPDTTGAWTDYTVSGTVDRLLTSGVSGAIWVRVGSPLAISVQVSRDRLQVFSGDADEQDLVGTRVLTPASSHKVTVAVSDGSTVITVDETTQMHLLAKGEVGGVAFSAYRDLTRRTWPELIEASVASGV from the coding sequence GTGACCAGCCCAACCTCCCTCGGCCCCCGGCACAGCGGCCACAGCCGGGGCCCGGCGCACTGGCCGCTGCGCCTGCTGCTCATGGCGATGGCACTGGCGGTGCTCGCGCTGCCGTTCTACGCGGCCTCCGAGTACTACCACTACCAGAAGTACATGACCCCGCAGGCCGGGCTGAGCGCCGAGCACATCGACAGCGCCCAGGCCGCCGCGTGGACCAAGTCGGCCAAGGGCCTGCCGGCCACCGGCGCCCCCGTGGTGCTGACCTACCACGACATCAGCCCGCACAGCAGCAGCCCGTACGTCGTCACCCCGAAGGCGTTCGACGCCCAACTGGCCGCGCTGGAACAGGCGGGCTACCGCACGCTCACCGCGGACGAGTTCGCCACGTATCTGCGCGGCGGTGTCGCGCCGCCGCGCTCGGTGCTGATCACCTTCGACGACGGCACCAACGGCCTGTGGGTGTACGGCGACCGCATCCTGGCCCGGCACCACATGCACGCGACCTCGTTCCTGATCACCGGACGGGTGGACCACGACCGCCCGTACTATCTGACCTGGAACGAGATCAAGCGGATGGCCGGCTCCGGCCGTTGGGACTTCCAGGACCACACCCAGGACTCGCACCGCCGGGCCCCGGTGGACGCGGCCGGGCATGTCGGCTCCATGCTGGCCAACCGGCTGTGGCTGCCCGAGCAGAACCGGCTGGAGACCGTGGCGGAGTACCACGCCCGGGTCGAGAAGGACATCACCGGGTCGATCAGCGACATCACCCGGCACGGGCTGCCCAAGCCGCTGCTGTTCGCGTTCCCCTTCTCCGAGGCGACCGACCGCTCCAATGTGACCGATACCGATCTGACCGCCCAGAAGCTGCTGGAGAAGCACTTCCTCGCCACCATGACGGACGTCTCCAGCCGGCCGCTCACCGCCAGCCGGCGGGCCGGGGCCGCGCACACCGTACAGCGGCTGGAGGTCGTCAAGACCACCACGGCCGACGAGTTGCTCCGTGAGGTCGCCGCGTGGCTCCAGGTCCCGCCGAACGCCGACGACCCGCTGTCCACGCCCAAGCTGTGGGTCAAGAGCGACCGTACGCAGGTCACCACGCTCGACACCTTCACCGGCGGCGGCACGCATCCCGCCAAGGCCCGTTACGCGGCGGCCGACTACCGGCCGAAGAACAGCCTCGACTGGACCGGCTACGAGGCCACCGCGACGATCGGCAACCTCGGCAACGGCACCAACCAGGGCGCCCTGACCGTACGGACCGACAGCCTGGAACCGGTCACCGTGAGCGTCAGCCAGGGCACGATGAGCATGCAGGTCAACAACAAGCAGGTGCGCAGCGAGACCATTCCCATCCGCGAGGAGCACACCCTCAAGGTGATGGTCAGCGGCTCGATCACCACGGCCACCGTCGACGGCGACACCAAGCTCACCTGGACCTCGAAGCTGACGGGCGCGGACCTCACCGGCGGGGTGGGCATCCGGGTCGGCACCAACCGGGGCGGGGTCGAGTGGCCGGCCATCGAGTCGCTCAGGATCACGCAGATGGAGCGCGAGGGCGGCACGGCCCGGCCGCAGGACGGCGCGAACCAACTCGCGGTCAGTGACGCGACGCTGCTCGACCCCGCGGCGACCTGGCTCAGCGCGCCCGGGGTGGAGGCGCCGCTGCGGGTCTCGCACAGCGGTATCGAGCCGCGGACCGGGCGGAACCTCTCCGTCTACGGCGCCTTCCAGCCGGACACCACCGGCGCGTGGACGGACTACACGGTGTCCGGCACCGTGGACCGGCTGCTCACCAGCGGGGTCAGCGGGGCGATCTGGGTCCGGGTCGGCAGCCCGCTGGCGATCAGCGTGCAGGTGTCCAGGGACCGGTTGCAGGTATTCTCCGGGGACGCGGACGAGCAGGATCTGGTGGGCACCCGGGTGCTCACCCCCGCTTCCTCGCACAAGGTCACGGTCGCCGTCAGCGACGGGTCGACGGTGATCACGGTGGACGAGACCACGCAGATGCATCTGCTCGCGAAGGGGGAGGTCGGTGGGGTGGCGTTCTCGGCGTACCGCGATCTGACGCGGCGGACGTGGCCGGAGCTGATCGAGGCGTCCGTGGCTTCGGGGGTCTGA